Within Sorangiineae bacterium MSr11367, the genomic segment GCGCCAACCCCGGCCCCGTTGCCCATCTCGTCGAGTGAATACGCGCTCAACGCGACCACGAGCTTTCGCCCTTCGAGGCTATCGACAAGGTGCATGCCCGCCGCCCGAAGCGTCTCGATCGACACTTCTTTGGAGCGGATTACAGCCCGGCACCAGCGATTGTCTTGTTGGCGTTGATCTTCACAATGCCTATTTCTACGCGACCGCCGGTCGCGTCCAAATGAGATTGCGCCTCGATGGGTGGCTCCCCTCGTGGCCGCGTCCTCGCGAGGGAACAGCTTTGCCGTGATGGATCATCTTCGTAGGCACTCTCCTCTCATGCGCCGCGAGGCACTGGCAACGGGCGCAGACTCTGAGACGCCGCTCACGGCGGTGAGGAAAGCGGTCAAGGCAGTCACGAGGCTCGATGTCGAGAACCCGTCGCTGACGTTCCTGGACGTGTTGAGGTGCGTAGCGAAGCATGGGCGTGCTGCGGGTAGCCTGATCACCACGACCGAGGATCTAACTCGATTTTGGCTCCTCCGCGCTAGATGGCGCGCGAGCAAGCAGAACTTGCTCGCCAATTAGATTGACGCAACCCGTTGTCCTTGGGCCGCAGCATTCCCAATTCGCGTGTTTGAAGGTGACCTTGAAGTCGTCAACGTTCCCACGACTAAAGGCGCGGGTTACGTGGAATTTCGTTGGCTACCGAGACCTTCGTTCCACATCGCAATTACGTTCTCAACCCCGGTCGAGAGTCTAAGCCTCGACGATAAACCAAAGATTCGCCTGTTGGACCTTGGCGATCGAGGAGTTGGACGACGGTGCCTTTGACGGGCTCGGCGCCAACGCACCTGTCTCTCAAGAGTGTTGGCGGATTCGCGGTTACTCACGTCGCGAAGATTGAGCGAGCGAACGGGGACCGTTTACTCCTGCCGAGCTGACTTCCGTACTTGAAAAGTTACGATGGCCGCTATCGTCCGTCCGAGGTGCGTGGACAGCTCCGCTCTTCGTGACGGGGTTCAATCAAAACGGGGGCGCGAATTTGGGAAGAGTGGGCGGGATGGAGTCTCGACAGCTGGCGAACTTGCAACACATCGTTTCCATTACTCGAATGTCGGTGCACCGCTCGAACGTTTGGGTGGACTGTTTGACGAGATGGCAAAGAGCACACTGCGCATGTGCGTTCAATTGGTACGCTGAGGCAAATCCGGCAAGATGGCGGTTGAGAGAGGGATCGTACGTGCGCTTACCGCCCTCGAACGACTAGTCGTGTGACATATCAGCCTCCCCGACGTAAGCCGCAGTCGCGGTACGATTGATCAAGAGCCGCCAATCGGCGACCGGTGTCACCCTGAAGTATTTCAGTTGGTGGCGAGTCGAATGCGGTTTGACTAAATGCGGTTTGACTATGATGATACCCATCAGCTGGAGGTAGCTCATCGTGAAAGTGGATGGCGTTTCTCTCGCTGGCCTGGGCAGCTTCCTGCCCCCGGTCGTCGATATCGGCCAGGCAGTGCGGGACGAACTCATCGACGCGCAGGCGGCACAGCGCTACGGCATTCAAAGCGTGACCGACGCGGGCGACGTGCCGGCACCGGAGCTCGCCCTGCGGGCCACCCGGACCGCCCTCGATCGCGCCGGCCGGGCCGGGCACGAGTTGACCTTGGTGCTGTACGTGAGCGTGTGGCACCAGGGTCCGCACGGATGGTGCCCGCAGTACTACGTCCAACGTGGAATCGGTGCCTCCAAGGCGACGGCGGCCGAGGTACGGCAGGGTTGCATGGGGATGTTTAGCGCGCTGGAGCTCGGCGCCGCCCACCTCATGGCAAGTCCGGCACACACCCTCGCGCTGTTGACCTCAGGGGACAACTTCAACTCACCCCTGCTGGACCGGTGGCGATTCAGCCCGCATTTCGTCATGGGTGACGCCGGGTCCGCGATGGTGTTGACCCGTGACGAGGGCTTCGCGCGCCTGTGCGCGATCAACGCCGTCACGTTGCCCGAGTACGAGACGATGCACCGCGACTCGGCGCCGCTGTTCCCACCTGGATCGACGTTGGCCAGGCCGTTGAACTTCAGCGACAGTAAACAGAACTGGCTCGACGCCCGCCCAGTTGGCGACGACGGGCCGTTGCGGCTGGTCGCCGCCCAGGACGAGATCGTCTCCCGGACCCTCGAGGAGTCGGGGATCGAACTGGCCGACGTCACCCGTGTCGGCTACGTCAACGGATCGCGTGAACGGGTCGAGGGCCGCGCGATGATCCCGCTGGGGCTGCCGTTGTCCCGGTCGACGTGGGAGCAGGGCAGGACCGTGGGACACATCGGCGCCAGTGACCAGATCGTGGGGCTGGAACACTTGCTCGCGCGGGGTGAACTGACCGAGGGCGACCATTTCCTGATGCTCGGCGTCGGCCCGGGATTGAACATCGCCTGCGCGGTCTTCGAGATCCTGCGGACTCCGAAGTGGACGGAGGACGCCGCGTGACGACGACTGCGCGTTTCTCCCCGGCGCCGGCGCGGGATCTGCGGGAGAAGCTGCGAGCCGCCTTTCCCGTCACCGTCACCTCGGACCGGCCTGGCTACACCCGGGAGGACTGGGCGCTTCTCGGCCGGCTTGGCCTGCTGGGTGCCTCGGTCCCGGCGGAGTTGGGCGGAGGTGGCCTGAGCGCGGTGGACACGGCCGCGATGTTCGAGGTCGCCGGCGAGGTTTGTCACGACACCGGCATGCTGTTCGGCGCGGCGGCACAGCTTTTCGCCTGCGCGATGCCGCTGGCCGAGTTCCGGTCCACAGCGGTCCACGAGCGGTGGCTCGCCGCGATGTGTGCCGGTGAGGCGATCGCCGGTAACGCGATGACCGAGGCCGACGCCGGTTCCGACACGTCCCGGCTCGCCACGACGGCCACCCGCGTCGAGGGCGGTCACCTGCTGGACGGGACGAAGACCTGGGTAAGCAACGGCCCGGTAGCCGATGTCTATCTGGTTTACGCGACGACCGATCCGGCGGCCAGGCACCTCGGCATCACCGCGTTTCTGGTCGAACGTGCCGACGACGGGGTGTACCCCGGCCCAGCGCATGACAAGGCGGGCCTGCGGTCCTGCCCCGCGGGGCCGCTGCGCCTGGAGCGATGTTTCGTACCGGACGAGCGGACCCTGGGTCCCGCCGGCGCGGGGGCCGCGGTGTTCGGCCATTCGATGTCGTGGGAGCGCGGCTGCCTGTTCGCGCTGTACGTCGGCCTCCAGCAGCGGCTGCTCGACCGCTGCGTGGGCCACGCCCGGCAGCGGCGTCAGTTCGGTCAGCCGATCGGCCAGTTCCAGGCGGTCGCTGACCGGATCGTCGGTATGAAAATGCGTTTGGAGAGTGGCCGGCTGTTGCTGCGGCGGGCCTGCGAGGCCCTCGACGAGGGGTTACCCGAGGCCGGGTGGGCGGCGATGGCGAAGCTGTCGATCTCCGAGGGCACCGTGGCCTCGGCGCTGGACGCGGTGAACCTGCTCGGTGGCGCCGGCTATCTGCGCGACGAGCTGGTGGAACTCGTACTGCGGGACAGCATGCCCGCCACGATTTTCTCCGGCACGTCAGACATTCAGCGCCGGATCGTGGCACGGGAGCTGGGCCTGTGAACCTCCGTGACCTCGTGCCCGCCGCCACCCGCCGCCACCCGGACACGCTGGCCGTGGCCGACCTCGACGCGGAACTGACCTACGCCGAACTCGACGCCGGCGCCGCCATGTCCGCCGCGGCGCTGCACGCGCGTGGTGTCCGTCCAGGTGACCGTGTGGTGTTGTGGGCCGAGAAAACCGCGGACCTCGTCGTGGTCATGCAGGCGGTACTGCGGATCGGCGCGGTCTACGTTCCCGTCGCGCCCTCGAATCCCCGCGAACGCGTGACCCGCATCGTCGAGGACTGTGGCCCGGTCCTGTTGGTCACCGATCGGCCGATCGACTTGGGGATCGACTCTGTCACTCCGGCCGAACTGCGTGGGTTTCGTGGCGACACGGCGCCTCCAGCCGCGCCCATCGCTCCCGACGACCCCGTGTACATCCTCTACACCTCCGGTTCCACCGGCACGCCCAAGGGTGTCGTTCTGTCCGACCGCAACGCCGTGGCGTTCGTCGAGTGGGCCGCGCTCACCGCCGGGGTGGTGCGCGAGGACCGGCTGGCCAACCACGCGTCCTTCAATTTCGACCTGTCCGTGTTCGACCTCTACGCCGCGTTCCTGGCCGGTGCCAGTGTCCACCTGATCCCGGAAACCCTCGCGCAGGTCGCCCCGCTGCTCGTCGACTTCGTGCGCGAGCGCGCGATCACCGTGTGGTACTCGGTCCCTTCCGTACTGCTCCAGATGATTGACACCGGTTGTCTGCTCGACCGGGACCACGGCGCCATGCGGGTGTGCGTCTTCGCGGGCGAACCATTCCCTTTGGCCGCGGTGCAACGGCTTCGCTCGGCCTGGCCGTCGGTACGAATGTTCAATTGGTACGGACCGACCGAGACCAACGTCTGCACCTCGTACGAAGTGACCGAGGCCGACCTGACGCGCACCAGCCCGTTGCCCATCGGCCACGCCGCCTGCGGTGACACGGTAGAACTCGACAACGACGGGGAGATCGTCGTGACCGGCCCCACCGTGATGCTCGGCTACTGGGGCCGCGGGCCGTACCGCGGGCCGTACCGCACTGGCGATCTCGGCCAGCGCGACGCCGAGGGCGTACTGCACTATCTGGGGCGGCGCGACGACCAGCTCAAGATTCGCGGCCACCGAATGGAAGCCGGCGAAATAGAGGCCGCGTTGTCGCTGCGTGCGGATGTCGAACGGGCTGTGGTGCTGGCGACCGGGGTGGGCCCCGAAGCCCGGCTGCACGCCGTGGTACGGCCAAGGACCGGAAGCCAGCCCGGACTGGCCGCACTGCGCCAGCACTGCGCCGAGCGGCTGCCGCGCTACATGCTCATCGACTCCCTGCACCTCGTTGACGAGATTCCCTTGAACGCCAACGGCAAGGTCGACCGGGCCCGCCTGGCCCGCGAGCTGGCGGCCGCCGTATCCAACGGAGGGGCACAGTGACCGAACTGGCGCGCAGCTGGGAAGCGTACTGGGGTGAACTCGCGCGAGAGGGCGAACCCGCGCTGTGGGACTCCCCATCGGCGACAGCGGCCGCGATCCACCTGCAGTACAGCCGGCCCTACCTCGACTCCTCCCTGCCGATGATCGACTTCGGTTGCGGCAGTGGACGGCAGACGGCGCGGTTGGCCGAGTCGTTCGCCAGGGTCGTCGGTGTCGACATCGCCGAACAGGCGTTGACCTTGGCCCGGCGCGACACCACCGCCGGGAACGTCGAGTACCGGCGAATCGACCTGCTCGACCTCCGCGAGGTCGCCGCCTTGAAGGCGGAGCTGGGGGAGACGAACGTCTACGTCCGCGGCGTGCTGCACCAGCTTCCGCCGGACGCCAGAGTCCAGGCGCTGCAAGGCATCCGTGAGCTGCTGGGCCGAGGTGGCCACCTCGTCGCGCACGAGCTCACCGACCGGACCCGCTGGGTGGTGCAATCGCTGTTCGAGGGGGACGGACCCAAACCGGAGAAGTTCGAGCGGCTGCGCCGCCACTTCGGCTTCGGCACACCCGCCCTGCTCGGAGAGGAAAGGCAGCTCGACGCGCTGCTGACCCGCGGCGGGTTACACGTCGTGGCCTCGGGTGAGAACACCTTGCAGACCACCCAGCTCGGTGGCGACGGAGCACCCGTCGAGCTGCCCACCGAGTGGGCGATCGCCCAGAACCCGCCGCCCCGGCACGACGACTGACCCACCGACCCCCAAAGGCGAGCAATCATGTCCGAGAACACCGAGTCCGACAACATCGAGCTACACGACCGGATCCTGGCTTTCGTCCGCGACGAGCTGGCCAATGCCACCGAACGCGGGGAGCTGACCGCCACGACGCCGCTGCTCGAAGCGGGGATCCTCGATTCACTGCGTACGGCGCGGCTCATCGCCTGGCTCCGGGACGACCTGGGGGTGCGGATACCGCCCCTGGCGATGACGGGAAAGAACTTCCACAACATCGACCGCATCACGGATCTCGTCGCCAGCCTGCGCACCACCGCCTTGACCCGCGCGATCGAGCTTGGGAAGGAGCCCGCGCGATGAGCAGCACCCCAGCGACGACCGATCGGGACTTCGACTTCGACGTCGTGGTGATCGGCGGCGGACCGGCCGGCTCGACCACCGCGTCCTACCTGGCCAAGGCCGGACTGTCCGTGGCCGTGTTCGAGAGTGAGATGTTCCCCCGGGAGCACGTCGGAGAGTCGCTGGTGCCGGCGACCACACCGGTTTTGCTCGAAATCGGGGCCATGGACAAGATCGAGGCGGCCGGGTTTCCGCGCAAGTACGGCGCGGCCTGGACGGCGGCGAACGGCGACGGGATCGACCCGCTGGGATTTCGCGTGCACGAACACGGGTTCGGCACCGCCGACGTGTTGTTCAACGAGCGCGAGCAACTCGGCGTCGACCGCGACTACACCTTTCACGTCGACCGCGGCAAGTTCGACCTGATCCTGCTCAAGCACGCCGAGAGCCTCGGCGCGAAGGTGTTCTCCGGTGTCCGGGTGCACCAGGTCGACTTCTCCGACCGGGACCGCCCGGTCCTCGACGTCGGCATGGGGCCCACCCGTACGCCGGTGCGCGCCCGCATGGTGGTGGACGCCAGCGGCCGTTCGACACTGCTCGGCCGTCAGCTCAAGGTGAAGGTGCCCGACCCGGAGTTCAACCAGTACGCCGTGCACAGCTGGTTCGAGGGTCTCGACCGGACAGCGCTGACCAGCAGCGATCATCAGGCCGACTTCATCTTCATCCACTTCCTCCCGCTGCACGACACCTGGGTGTGGCAGATCCCGATCACGGACACCATCACCTCGGTCGGTGTCGTCACGCAGAAGTCCCGTTTCAAGGAAGCAAAGGACGACCTCGAACAGTTCTTCTGGAACTCCGTGGCGAGTCGGCCCCAGCTGCGCGACGCGCTCAAACAGACCGAGCGGCTGCGTCCGTTCAAATCGGAGGGCGACTACAGCTATGGGATGCGCAAGGTCGCCGACGACTCGATGCTCCTGGTCGGGGACGCCGCCCGGTTCGTCGACCCGATCTTCTCCAGCGGTGTGTCGGTCGCGATGAACAGCGCCCGCCTCGCCTGCGTCGACATCATCGCCGCGGCGGCGGCCGGCGACTTCCGCGCCCACCGGTTCGACACCTACGTCCGTAGGCTCCGGCGCGGCGTGTCGAACTGGTACGAGTTCATTTCCATCTACTACCGGCTCAACATCCTCTTCACCGCGTTCGTGCAGGACCCCCGTTATCGCGTGGGCGTGCTGAAGCTGTTGCAGGGAGATGTCTACGACGACGAGGAACCGCCCGCGCTGATCGCGATGCGCGAGTTCCTCGCGGCCGTCGAGGCCGATCCGACCCACCTCTGGCATTCCAAGCTGGGCAATCTTCGCGTCTCCCAGGAGTCCAAATGCCTGTTCTGAGTGGACGACGACGGCGAGCGCCCCGGAGTCCCGGCCAGGTGCCCGCATGAGGCCGGCGAACGTTTTCCTATCCGGTCTCGGGTGCTGGCTGCCCCCCGCCTATCCCGCGTCCGAGGCGGTCGCCGCGGGCCTGTACGACGCCACGGTCCACGCCGAAAGCAAGCTGCGCGGGGTCAGGATCGCCGGGCCGGAGTCTCCACCGGAGATGGCCGTACGGGCCGCGCGAATGGCACTCGGCCGCTCCCCTGGCGGTGCCGCGGCGATCGGGACGGTGCTGCACGGCTCGACCTTCTACCAGGGTCCCGAGATGTGGTCGCCGTCCGCGTACCTCATGCGGGAGCTGGGCATCATCGGCGCAGGCGGCACCGAGATCCGTAACGGGTGCAACAGCATGCTCAGCGCTCTGGAGCTGGCAAGGGGTCTGCTGCCGTACCAGCCGGAGAACCGTCCGGACATCCTGCTGAGCACGGCGGACAACTTCAACTCGCCGTTGCTCAACCGGTGGGACAGCGGCCCGATGGGCGTGATCGCCGCGGACGCGGCCAGCTCCGTCGTGGTCAGCCGGGCCGCCGGTTTCGCCCGCGTAGACGCGATCGTCTCCCGGGTCTATCCGGAGTTCGAGGCGATGGCGCGCGGCGACGAGCCGCTGTTCCCGCCGACCGGATCGGCGGGCAGGCGGATCGACATCGTGGAACGCGCCCAGCAGTTCAACGAGCGTGTGCGGGAGGTCGGCGGGATGAGCATCGCCGACGGCCTCGCGAAAGCCTGCTCGGAAACAGCACTCGCCGCCGTGGCCGAGGCCGGCATCGAGGTCAGCGACCTGCGCTGGGTCCTCGTGCCCAACGGCGACGAGGCGACCACCCGGAACTGCATGATGGACCCGCTGGGCCTGGACGTCTCCCGGTCGCAGTGGGAGTTCGGCTGCGGGATCGGCCACGCCTCGTCCAGCGACCAGGTCATCGCCCTCGACCATCTGCTGGGCACCGGGCAGCTCGACGCGGGCGACCACGTCCTGCTCTTCGGCGGCGCTCCGGGCTGGTCGGCCATGGCCGTGATCCTCACCATCACCGAACTGCCTCACTGGGCACAGGGAGGCTCGCGATGACGCAGCGGCAGGAACCGATCGCGATCGTCGGGATGGCGTGCGAGTTCCCCGGCGCGGACGGTGTCGCGGCGTTCTGGAAAATGCAGCTCGACGGGGTGGACGCCACCACCGACGTGCCCGCCGACCGGTTTCCCATCGACACCTTCCACGATCCCCGTCCGCGCACGCCAGGACGGACCATCAGTCGCCGCGGCGGCTTTCTGTCCGACATCCGTGGCTTCGACGCCCGCTATTTCGGCATCTCCGGCCGCGAGGCCAGCCACATGGACCCGCAGCAGCGGCTACTCCTCCAGACCGCCGCCGCGGCCGTGCGGGACGCGGGACTGACGTTGGAGCAGCTGGCCGGAAGCCCGACCGCGGTCGTCGTCGGGCAGCGCACGGCCGAGTACTGGGACCTGCTGCGAGCTGCCGGGGCGCTGGACATCTACGCCAACATCGGCACCTCCCGCAGCGTCCTGTCCGGCCGCCTGTCGTTCTTCTTCGACCTGCGCGGGCCCAGCACCTCCGTCGACACCGCCTGCTCGTCGTCGCTGGTCGCCGTGCACCAGGCGTGTGCCGCGCTGCGCAGCGGGGAGGCGACCCTCGCACTGGCCGCGGGCGTCAACCTGGTGCTCACCCCGGAGGAGAGCATCACGTTCTCGCAGGCGGACATGCTGTCGGCGGACGGGCTTTGCAAGTTCGCCGCCGCCGGCGCCGACGGCTTCGTCCGCAGTGACGGCGTCGGTGTCGTCGTCCTCAAGCCGCTGGCGCGGGCCGAAGCGGACGGGGACCGGATACACGCGGTCATCTACGGCTCGGCGGTCCAGAACGAGGGCCGCAGCAGCGGCTACCTGATGACCCCGTCGGAGACCGCCCAGATCGAGATGATGCGGCACACCTGTGCTCGCGGCGGCGTCGACCCACGCGTCGTCGGCTACGTGGAGGCGCACGGCACCGGCACACCCACCGGCGACCCGATCGAACTGCGCGGCCTGGACGCGGTGTACGGCACCGGAGCGGGTCGTACCGCAGCGGACCCCCTGCTGGTCGGCTCGGTGAAGACGAACATCGGCCACACCGAAGCGGCCGCCGGCATCGCGGCCGTCATCAAGGCGGCGCTGTGCGTCGCACGGGCTGTGGCCCCGCCCAGCCTGCACAGCGGCCGGCTGACCGACGCGGTGGACTGGGACCGCATGGCGCTGGAGATCCCGCAGGCCACCCGCGACTGGGGCCGCGACGGCACTCTCCGGTACGCCGCCGTCAGCTCGTTCGGCATTTCCGGCACCAACGCCCACGTCGTGCTCGGCGAGCACCGTCCCACGGTCGTACCGCCGCCCGCCGATCACCGGCCGTACCTGCTCGCGCTGTCGGCGCATACGCCCGCCGCGCTGGCGGAACTCGCCGGCGCCTACGCGGACTTCCTCGGACCGGACGGGGAAGGCCGCCGGCACACTCTGCGCGACGTCAGTTTCAGCGCGCTGACCCGCAGCACCCATCACCGACACCGGATGACCGTTCTCGCCCTGGATCATGACCAGGTCGTCCGGCAGCTTCGCAAGGGACGGCCGGTCGTCGCCGCCAACGCCGGTGCCGCGTGGAAGACCGTCTTCGTGTTCCCCGGCCAGGGCTCTCAGTGGGCCGGAATGGGGCGCCGCCTCCTGCGGACCTCCGCGGTCTTCCGGGAAACGGTCGAGCAGTGTGACCGGCACGTCCGCGCCGAGCGTGGGTGGTCGGTGCTCGACCGCCTGGCCACCGACGACCCGGCGGACTGGCCGATCGACGTCGTGCAACCGCTGCTCTGGGCGATGGAGGTCGGGCTGGCCGCGCTTTGGCGGGCGTGGGGCGTCACGCCCGACGTCGTGATCGGGCACAGCATGGGCGAGGTGGCGGCGGCCTGCGTCGCCGGCGCGCTCACCCTGGCCGACGGCGCCGCGGTGATCTGCCGCCGCAGCGCGCTGCTCAAGGAGATCGCCGGCGCCGGGTCCATGGCCGCCGTCGACTTGCCCGCCGACGAGCTGCGGCGGAGACTCGCCGACGTGCCGGACGTCGACGTCGCGGCGAGCAACGCCCCACGGCGCGCCATCATTTCGGGGCACGCGCCCGCGGTGGAGAAAGTGCTGGCCGATCTGGCCGAGCAGGAGGTCTTCGCCAGGGTCGTGAAGGTGGACGTGGCCTCGCATAGCAGTCAGGTCGACTCCCTGCTGGACGCGCTGCGCGCCGCCCTTGAGCCGATCCGGCCCCGCAAGGGCGAGCTGCCGCTACGCTCGACGGTGACCGGGGACCTGCTGACCGGCGAGGAACTGGACGCTGGCTACTGGGTGCGCAACCTCCGCGACGAGGTCCGGTTCCACGCGGCCGTCGACGTCGAGACCGCCGAGACCGGGTCGGCGGTCGTCATCGAGATGAGCCCGCACCCGGTCCTCACCTCGGCGGTGAAGGAGTGCCTGCCGCTGGAACGCGTTGGTGACCAGGTGGTGCCGTCCCTGCTGCGCGACACCGACGACCTGACCGCGCTGCTGACCTCCGCCGGGCAGCTCTACCAGGCCGGATATCCGCTGCACCACGGCGCGCTGTTCGACGAGCCGGCCGCTTACGTGGGGCTGCCGGCCTATCCGTGGCAGCGCGCAGAGTTCTGGTTCGAGCAGGCCGCCGAACCGGAGGTCCCCGGCGAACACCCGCTGCTCGGCGCGCACACCGTCCTCGACGACGGCACGCACCGCTGGGAAGGCGTCATCGACCTGGACCGGAACGCCTACCTTTTGGATCACCAGGTGCAGGGCCAGGTCATCCTGCCGGGCACGGCGTATCTGGAACTGGCCGCCGTGGCCGCCGCCGAGGTCACCGCAGCCGACGTCCTCGTCAGGGATGTCCGCTACGACAAGGCACTCTTCTTCACCGCCGCGGCCCCGCCGCTGCTGCGGGTGACACTGCGGCCGACCGGCGGGCGGTGGGTCTTCGACGTCGCCACCGCCGACGGCGCCGACTGGACCCGGCACGCCCACGGCCGGGTCGAGGAAGCGGACGCACCTCTCCTTGACCTCCCCGGGGAGACACCACACCAGATCACCGCGCGGGTCCCCGAGTACCTCAGCGGCTTGGAGTTCTACCGCCGGTTCGCGGCCCGCGGCAACGACTGGCACGGCGTCTTCCAGGGCATCGGGCAGGTGTGGCGCGGCGACGACGAGGCGCTGGCCGAGGTCGTCGTCCCGCCCGGCCTCGCCGAGTACGAGCGGCACCACGTCCATCCGGCGGTCCTCGACGCCTGCGGGCAGGTGCTCGCGGCCACGCTGCCCGATTCGGCGGTCCCCGGCGAGGAACACGCCTTCATCCTGGGCTCGGTCGAGGCGTTCCGCCGCCACGGGCCGCTAACCGGGACGTTGTACAGCCACGTGGTGCAGCGCGACGTGACGGCCGAGTCATTCAGCGGCGACCTCGCCATCCGCGACGAGCGGGGCACGCTGCTGGCCGAGTTCCGCGGCCTGAGGATCCGCTGGCTCCTGCGCCGGACACAGCCGGGCCCGCTGACCGACTGGCTCTACGAGCCGCGGTGGACACCTGCCGCCCCTGCCCCGGTGCCACAGGCAGCTACCGGTACCTGGTTGGTGTTCGAGGACGGGGAATTCGGACCGCGCCTCGCACCCGCGCACGGCACACGGATCGCCGTCCGGCCTGGGGAGAAGTACGAGCGCACCGGCGAGGGGGCGTACCGCATCGACCCGTCGCGGCTCGACGACTACGCCCGGCTTTTGTCCGAGGTGGGCCGCGATCACCCCGAAGGCATCACCGCCGTGGTGCACCTGTGGGGCCTGCGGCAGGCACAACCGGTGGGCGTGGTGCCGCTGGGGCTCGCCAGCGCGCTGCTGGTGGACCGGGCGCTGTCCCTCGCGCGGTGGGAGGGCCCGCTGCCGCGGCTCGTGCTCGTCACCCGCGGTGCCGTGACCACAATGGACACCGACGGGGTGCCGAACGCGGACCAGTACGCCGTGTGGGGCTTCGGGCGTACGGC encodes:
- a CDS encoding type I polyketide synthase, coding for MTQRQEPIAIVGMACEFPGADGVAAFWKMQLDGVDATTDVPADRFPIDTFHDPRPRTPGRTISRRGGFLSDIRGFDARYFGISGREASHMDPQQRLLLQTAAAAVRDAGLTLEQLAGSPTAVVVGQRTAEYWDLLRAAGALDIYANIGTSRSVLSGRLSFFFDLRGPSTSVDTACSSSLVAVHQACAALRSGEATLALAAGVNLVLTPEESITFSQADMLSADGLCKFAAAGADGFVRSDGVGVVVLKPLARAEADGDRIHAVIYGSAVQNEGRSSGYLMTPSETAQIEMMRHTCARGGVDPRVVGYVEAHGTGTPTGDPIELRGLDAVYGTGAGRTAADPLLVGSVKTNIGHTEAAAGIAAVIKAALCVARAVAPPSLHSGRLTDAVDWDRMALEIPQATRDWGRDGTLRYAAVSSFGISGTNAHVVLGEHRPTVVPPPADHRPYLLALSAHTPAALAELAGAYADFLGPDGEGRRHTLRDVSFSALTRSTHHRHRMTVLALDHDQVVRQLRKGRPVVAANAGAAWKTVFVFPGQGSQWAGMGRRLLRTSAVFRETVEQCDRHVRAERGWSVLDRLATDDPADWPIDVVQPLLWAMEVGLAALWRAWGVTPDVVIGHSMGEVAAACVAGALTLADGAAVICRRSALLKEIAGAGSMAAVDLPADELRRRLADVPDVDVAASNAPRRAIISGHAPAVEKVLADLAEQEVFARVVKVDVASHSSQVDSLLDALRAALEPIRPRKGELPLRSTVTGDLLTGEELDAGYWVRNLRDEVRFHAAVDVETAETGSAVVIEMSPHPVLTSAVKECLPLERVGDQVVPSLLRDTDDLTALLTSAGQLYQAGYPLHHGALFDEPAAYVGLPAYPWQRAEFWFEQAAEPEVPGEHPLLGAHTVLDDGTHRWEGVIDLDRNAYLLDHQVQGQVILPGTAYLELAAVAAAEVTAADVLVRDVRYDKALFFTAAAPPLLRVTLRPTGGRWVFDVATADGADWTRHAHGRVEEADAPLLDLPGETPHQITARVPEYLSGLEFYRRFAARGNDWHGVFQGIGQVWRGDDEALAEVVVPPGLAEYERHHVHPAVLDACGQVLAATLPDSAVPGEEHAFILGSVEAFRRHGPLTGTLYSHVVQRDVTAESFSGDLAIRDERGTLLAEFRGLRIRWLLRRTQPGPLTDWLYEPRWTPAAPAPVPQAATGTWLVFEDGEFGPRLAPAHGTRIAVRPGEKYERTGEGAYRIDPSRLDDYARLLSEVGRDHPEGITAVVHLWGLRQAQPVGVVPLGLASALLVDRALSLARWEGPLPRLVLVTRGAVTTMDTDGVPNADQYAVWGFGRTAASELSDIPHTLIDLDPAQGTSQTEALAQEIAAADAAEDQIALRSDARYVLRLRRSSAAPGVDNVTEVVAAGAGPTRTVVEARPPAAGEVQIAAAYGGVGFHDVLQADGQLGWETSGVVTATGTGVRGLEVGDRVVAVAHPGLATRVFADRRLTHRIPDGLGLEEAATVPISYLTAWYGLMELAALREGERVLIHSATGGVGLAAIQVARWRGAEIFATAGSGKQRALLRTMGINHVADSRGDFAGPLLEATLGSGMDVILNSLTGAAVEQNLSLLAPYGRYVELSKQDPAAGLGTLPRNSSFQVVDIAALCREHPGRAGVLLARLLRLIAARELAPLPAEVYPLDAVESAFDDLAAARHTGKVLIDLRAPTAPPAPEPVSMRPDATYLVTGGGGGLGSELARWLVARGARHLVLTGRSLPGPDGSDLAALLADLRDQDAEVQYAPVDASDERSMRRLLDNRRADGRPPIRGAFHTAGVFLYKPIGDTTLRDLEAVLRPKLEGARVLDRLFDDDLDHFVLFSSGNALLASPQVAAGAAANAGLDAIARGRRGRGRRALSVNWGFWTERGMAARAGAELGRNLVPRGMAGFTPTAGFAVLDHLLATGAGDTVVMPVDWAQWRAAYPIAAASPFLRDVVDDAPAPQAAPPPVTPAPVRVAQVRPAPQPRKSPAAGKGTARPEPEAAAAAPPADRGKLFLAEVAAILRVGADQLDPDRDLTSQGLDSLMAAQLRKEVQRSHGVLLPIGKILSRVTLGDLTDQLVPHQA